In Aspergillus flavus chromosome 3, complete sequence, one genomic interval encodes:
- a CDS encoding major facilitator superfamily domain-containing protein, producing MDKEQVEWAKEATDIEGNVQQKDMAGNQSAPRLTDWKFVMVIIGLGMASVGSQVQPFVFAAITPLVSASFNASSLLIWFFTTQIVSCGVISPFAGPLAGMFGRKRITPADIASSMIAVIVCASTPTAGGYTAGQVLAGVGIAVQELMAIAAITEIVPIKYRGYYTAMVVAAFLPFAPVSLYGELISRTNWRYCACMIAVWNFLIFIIVFLFYRPPPRPNSANLTWFQKVKRIDFLGGFLMACGTVLFLVGFNWGGQAYPWHSPRVIAFLKIGLASGVLLFLYEIFLAPHPMLPRRLLQHPRTFTALMLVILFSGINYVSILVFWVLEAVGVYNSDETELGIRTLPFGFCILGGAIISALMVSAFKGHLRWIMSFFCIIQAIGFDLIVFSILTIQSTAISCMVAVDTHNINIVWAPLVLSLIAVGGVLIPNQLIMTVICPDDLIATGTCLTLIGTSIFYTQFVSVLTHNTYEYVVPVAIETGITDFDVLETMMPTLLETPWKEWALSVSALNTAEKLNMLHDAVINAFAPAFARVWYISIAFGVAAVIASGFIEDLTNLMDEHIAVNYF from the exons ATGGACAAGGAACAAGTTGAATGGGCCAAAGAAGCGACTGATATCGAGGGAAATGTTCAACAAAAAGATATGGCTGGCAATCAGAGCGCTCCCAGG CTCACGGATTGGAAGTTTGTGATGGTCATCATTGGATTGGGAATGGCATCCGTGGGTTCCCAAGTCCAGCCTTTCGTGTTCGCAGCCATCACACCCCTTGTCTCTGCCAGCTTCAATGCATCAAGCCTGCTCATCTGGTTCTTCACAACTCAAATAGTCTCTTGTGGCGTAATCTCTCCATTTGCCGGACCCCTGGCAGGCATGTTTGGCCGCAAAAGAATCACTCCGGCCGACATTGCATCCTCAATGATCGCAGTGATTGTCTGCGCGTCCACGCCCACAGCGGGTGGCTATACAGCTGGCCAAGTTCTTGCCGGAGTGGGAATTGCAGTGCAAGAGCTTATGGCTATTGCAGCTATCACTGAAATTGTACCGATCAAATACAGAGGATACTACACTGCTATGGTCGTAGCGGCATTTTTACCCTTCGCCCCGGTATCGCTCTACGGGGAGCTGATTTCAAGAACCAACTGGCGATATTGTGCTTGCATGATTGCAGTCTGGAATTTCTTGATTTTTATTATCGTCTTCCTATTCTACAGGCCCCCGCCTCGGCCAAACTCAGCGAACTTGACTTGGTTCCAGAAAGTTAAGCGGATCGACTTTCTGGGCGGATTTCTCATGGCCTGTGGAACggtcctttttcttgtcgGGTTTAACTGGGGTGGTCAAGCGTACCCCTGGCACTCTCCCCGAGTTATTGCTTTTCTTAAGATTGGTCTCGCGTCCGGCGTactcctctttctttatGAGATCTTTCTGGCTCCTCATCCGATGCTCCCGCGTCGACTGCTACAGCATCCTCGGACATTCACTGCTTTAATGCTGGTTATCCTCTTTTCTGGCATTAACTATGTATCAATTCTTGTGTTCTGGGTCCTGGAGGCCGTTGGTGTCTATAATTCTGATGAAACAGAACTGGGCATCAGAACATTACCCTTCGGGTTCTGTATCCTGGGTGGAGCCATCATCTCTGCCCTTATGGTTTCTGCTTTCAAAGGCCATTTACGATGGATCATGAGCTTTTTCTGCATAATCCAAGCTATCG GATTCGACTTAATCGTGTTCAGCATTCTGACGATACAATCCACAGCCATATCCTGCATGGTTGCAGTAGACACCCACAACATAAACATTGTTTGGGCCCCATTAGTTCTGTCCCTGATCGCCGTTGGCGGCGTCCTGATCCCCAACCAGCTCATCATGACAGTCATCTGTCCAGATGATCTAATTGCGACAGGGACCTGTCTTACC CTTATCGGCACAAGCATCTTTTACACTCAGTTTGTTTCCGTGCTCACGCATAACACATACGAGTATGTTGTTCCCGTTGCGATTGAGACCGGAATAACCGACTTTGACGTACTGGAGACTATGATGCCCACCCTTCTGGAAACGCCATGGAAGGAATGGGCCCTGAGTGTTTCTGCCCTCAACACGGCCGAGAAACTGAATATGCTACATGATGCTGTTATCAATGCCTTTGCTCCAGCATTTGCGCGAGTTTGGTATATATCGATTGCGTTTGGAGTGGCAGCGGTGATTGCGAGTGGTTTTATTGAGGATTTGACAAACTTGATGGATGAGCATATTGCGGTAAACTACTTTTGA
- a CDS encoding Alpha/Beta hydrolase protein, whose amino-acid sequence MRDIFILAAVVIIVVPWIIISLLVRRALFENEIPFREDLRRSMLCSMLRGLSILPVPTLHQVLKRKDPAVFLNVPRFMNWKDELCIRVSEGLCSGYWICQGPPEKPLRPKDSDVVLLWFHGGAYCLGGPLGEAVALLRTAECAASIFSVDYTLAPFATYPRQQEEAVAAYRHLLFNEGIEASRIVVGGESAGGHLALSFLLALTETTLPKPGGSLLLCPWSNLTNESPSFKRDRYKDALNKHLLDRDVNTFIPRDLSGHLPPLAIVNFTRPFTGRQAWKQVLPAHSWISISGHDIFLDDTHNLVHQARLDGALVDLEITDGEPHGWQFAANKASEMVYSNLPPNKEVPERVMPGSTNVAKVGEI is encoded by the exons ATGCGAGATATCTTCATACTTGCAGCGGTGGTTATCATTGTTGTGCCCTGGATAATAATCTCCTTACTTGTTCGCCGCGCACTTTTCGAAAACGAGATTCCCTTTAGGGAGGACTTGCGCCGCTCAATGCTCTGCTCAATGCTCCGTGG GCTCTCCATTCTTCCTGTACCAACTCTACATCAAGTGCTCAAGCGAAAGGATCCCGCAGTCTTTCTGAATGTACCCAGGTTCATGAACTGGAAAGACGAGCTGTGTATCAGAGTATCCGAAGGACTGTGCTCGGGTTACTGGATCTGCCAAGGGCCGCCTGAGAAACCTCTACGGCCAAAGGACAGCGACGTAGTACTTCTCTGGTTTCATGGGGGTGCTTACTGCTTGGGCGGCCCCTTGGGTGAGGCTGTGGCTCTGCTAAGGACTGCAGAATGTGCAGCCAGCATATTTTCCGTGGACTACACGCTAGCACCATTCGCGACTTATCCACgtcagcaagaagaagctgtgGCTGCTTACCGCCATTTGCTGTTCAACGAGGGGATTGAGGCCAGTAGGATCGTTGTTGGAGGAGAATCCGCCGGGGGTCATTTAGCTCTATCATTTCTACTTGCCTTGACAGAAACAACCCTTCCAAAGCCTGGGGGCTCTTTGCTTCTCTGTCCATGGAGCAACCTCACAAATGAATCACCGTCATTCAAGAGAGACAGGTATAAGGATGCTCTCAATAAACACCTTCTAGATCGAGACGTGAATACTTTCATCCCGAGAGATCTTAGTGGGCATCTGCCGCCTCTCGCGATTGTGAACTTTACACGGCCGTTCACAGGTCGACAGGCTTGGAAGCAGGTGCTCCCGGCACATTCATGGATCAGTATTAGCGGTCAtgatatcttccttgatGATACTCATAATCTTGTTCATCAGGCCCGGCTTGATGGGGCACTGGTTGACCTCGAAATCACGGACGGCGAGCCGCATGGTTGGCAGTTTGCTGCTAATAAAGCTTCAGAGATGGTTTATAGCAATCTTCCTCCAAACAAGGAAGTTCCAGAGAGGGTAATGCCAGGAAGTACAAATGTTGCAAAAGTTGGGGAAATCTAA